In Chelonia mydas isolate rCheMyd1 chromosome 10, rCheMyd1.pri.v2, whole genome shotgun sequence, a single window of DNA contains:
- the NT5M gene encoding 5'(3')-deoxyribonucleotidase, mitochondrial isoform X1 has translation MAALSRFLHPHTRHGAPFAALGLGRAPLSGARSCSARGRHLRVLVDMDGVLADFEGGFLKKFRARYPEKPYIALEDRRGFWVSEQYGQLRPELSEKAISIWESKNFFIELDPIPGAVEAVKQMAKLENTDVFICTSPIKKYRYCAYEKYAWVEKHFGQEFLEQIVLTRDKTVISGDLLIDDRSDITGAEPNPSWEHVLFTACHNKHLQLQPPSRRLHSWAENWRAILDSKRPLHSWAI, from the exons ATGGCTGCGCTGAGCCGCTTTCTGCACCCGCACACCCGGCACGGCGCCCCCTTcgcagcgctggggctgggcagggctcccCTCTCTGGAGCCAGGTCGTGCAGCGCCAGGGGCAGGCACCTGCGCGTCTTGGTGGACATGGATGGGGTGCTGGCGGACTTTGAAGGAGGATTCTTAAAGAAGTTCAGGGCCAGGTACCCAGAGAAGCCGTACATTGCCCTGGAGGATCGCAGGGGCTTCTGGGTGTCGGAGCAGTATGGCCAGCTGAGACCTGAGCTGAGC GAGAAAGCAATCAGCATATGGGAGTCAAAGAATTTCTTCATTGAGCTGGATCCAATCCCAGGGGCTGTGGAAGCCGTGAAGCAAATGGCTAAGTTGGAAAA CACTGATGTGTTCATCTGCACAAGCCCGATCAAGAAGTACCGCTACTGTGCTTATGAGAAG TACGCCTGGGTGGAGAAGCATTTTGGCCAAGAATTTCTGGAGCAGATCGTCCTAACGCGAGATAAAACTGTGATCTCTGGTGATCTGCTTATAGACGATAGATCAGATATTACAG GAGCCGAGCCGAACCCCAGCTGGGAGCACGTTCTCTTCACAGCTTGTCACAATAAGcacctgcagctgcagccccccagcaggaGGCTCCACTCGTGGGCTGAGAACTGGAGGGCGATCCTGGACAGCAAGCGGCCACTGCACAGCTGGGCCATTTAA
- the NT5M gene encoding 5'(3')-deoxyribonucleotidase, mitochondrial isoform X2, with product MAALSRFLHPHTRHGAPFAALGLGRAPLSGARSCSARGRHLRVLVDMDGVLADFEGGFLKKFRARYPEKPYIALEDRRGFWVSEQYGQLRPELSEKAISIWESKNFFIELDPIPGAVEAVKQMAKLENTDVFICTSPIKKYRYCAYEKEPSRTPAGSTFSSQLVTISTCSCSPPAGGSTRGLRTGGRSWTASGHCTAGPFKATGP from the exons ATGGCTGCGCTGAGCCGCTTTCTGCACCCGCACACCCGGCACGGCGCCCCCTTcgcagcgctggggctgggcagggctcccCTCTCTGGAGCCAGGTCGTGCAGCGCCAGGGGCAGGCACCTGCGCGTCTTGGTGGACATGGATGGGGTGCTGGCGGACTTTGAAGGAGGATTCTTAAAGAAGTTCAGGGCCAGGTACCCAGAGAAGCCGTACATTGCCCTGGAGGATCGCAGGGGCTTCTGGGTGTCGGAGCAGTATGGCCAGCTGAGACCTGAGCTGAGC GAGAAAGCAATCAGCATATGGGAGTCAAAGAATTTCTTCATTGAGCTGGATCCAATCCCAGGGGCTGTGGAAGCCGTGAAGCAAATGGCTAAGTTGGAAAA CACTGATGTGTTCATCTGCACAAGCCCGATCAAGAAGTACCGCTACTGTGCTTATGAGAAG GAGCCGAGCCGAACCCCAGCTGGGAGCACGTTCTCTTCACAGCTTGTCACAATAAGcacctgcagctgcagccccccagcaggaGGCTCCACTCGTGGGCTGAGAACTGGAGGGCGATCCTGGACAGCAAGCGGCCACTGCACAGCTGGGCCATTTAAAGCGACAGGCCCCTGA